A window of Phyllopteryx taeniolatus isolate TA_2022b chromosome 19, UOR_Ptae_1.2, whole genome shotgun sequence contains these coding sequences:
- the LOC133469822 gene encoding dynein axonemal assembly factor 3-like isoform X1 yields MSAGRPSEGAGCVNWWGFSPARDLISTGPVSHEGEVNILLVGSSDPRHLLKTLANLRDEDVLNVWLFENSMEVVARHMLLLYITLTPQQKMGLNEKTETFLEVFGNSVIRNQTHDTVKRVASQLLHHVSDIPESDAHACFNTSLLKFKERDELARIFKSWMQPSSSSAAPVSIAKAWDYRVRQHLGTRYDSKKGCFDWDLTMKLHEKGCRVINKHQYVRWRESGLAFELREGVYQITNPSLLSSRVFSQRGDRVALRGYWGDITSSPYLAFGIETENENLLKTQNGQHVKTAQDISFANVQDFFQSLSRRRECPSTPQFDAEEENPPTNIEHNYLPVNDLMRLKGVSVNFLPLDSLQKLPEKQKYANFFDIIHFSASCAHHLGPNIQQIAAPDAVLIVELAKFILDLNKEQEAGFAERVTSMCVEAGFQPCRGTKTDDVYAVFEPHKEK; encoded by the exons ATGAGCGCCGGGCGGCCGTCAGAAGGCGCAGGCTGCGTCAACTGGTGGGGCTTCAGTCCAGCTCGAGACCTCATCAGTACAG gccCCGTGAGCCATGAAGGGGAAGTCAACATTTTACTAGTCGGCAGTAGCGATCCGAGACATCTTCTGAAGACCTTGGCTAATCTGAGGGACGAGGACGTCCTTAAC GTATGGCTGTTTGAAAACAGCATGGAGGTGGTCGCCAGGCACATGCTGCTGCTCTACATCACACTGACTCCACAGCAAAAAATGGGACTAAATG AGAAGACAGAGACGTTCCTGGAGGTGTTTGGCAACAGCGTAATCCGCAATCAGACGCACGACACGGTGAAACGTGTGGCGTCGCAGCTCTTGCACCACGTCAGCGACATCCCGGAGTCAGACGCGCACGCTTGCTTCAACACATCTCTTCTCAAG TTTAAGGAGCGGGATGAGCTGGCTAGGATTTTTAAATCATGGATGCAGCCTTCGTCTTCTTCCGCTGCTCCTGTCTCCATAGCCAAAGCCTGGGATTACCGTGTCAGGCAGCACCTTGGCACACGCTACGACTCAAAGAAGGGCTGCTTCGACTGGGACCTCACGATGAAGCTACATGAGAAGggg TGCCGTGTCATTAACAAGCATCAGTATGTCCGGTGGAGGGAGAGCGGCCTGGCCTTTGAACTGAGGGAAGGTGTCTACCAAATAACCAACCCGAGCTTGCTGTCCTCTCGGGTGTTCAGCCAGAGAGGGGACAGAGTGGCTCTGAGGGGCTACTGGGGAGACATCACGTCTAGTCCTTACCTGGCCTTCGGCATTGAAACCGAAAACGAGAACTTGCTGAAGACGCAGAACGGCCAACACGTGAAG ACAGCACAGGACATCTCCTTTGCAAACGTGCAAGATTTTTTCCAATCCCTGTCCAGGAGACGGGAATGCCCTTCTACTCCTCAGTTCGACGCAGAGGAGGAAAATCCACCCACAAATATTGAACATAATTATCTCCCAGTCAACG ACCTGATGCGACTTAAAGGGGTGTCCGTCAACTTCCTGCCTCTGGATTCCCTTCAGAAGCTgccagaaaaacagaaatatgccAACTTCTTCGACATTATCCACTTTTCTGCCAG CTGCGCGCACCATTTGGGCCCAAACATCCAGCAGATTGCAGCACCAGACGCTGTGCTCATCGTGGAGTTGGCcaa GTTCATTTTGGACCTGAACAAAGAGCAAGAAGCTGGTTTTGCAGAGAGAGTGACCAGCATGTGTGTGGAAGCCGGATTCCAACCGTGTCGTGGGACAAAGACTGATGACGTTTATGCTGTTTTTGAACCACACAAGGAGAAGTGA
- the LOC133469822 gene encoding dynein axonemal assembly factor 3-like isoform X2, whose translation MSAGRPSEGAGCVNWWGFSPARDLISTGPVSHEGEVNILLVGSSDPRHLLKTLANLRDEDVLNVWLFENSMEVVARHMLLLYITLTPQQKMGLNEKTETFLEVFGNSVIRNQTHDTVKRVASQLLHHVSDIPESDAHACFNTSLLKFKERDELARIFKSWMQPSSSSAAPVSIAKAWDYRVRQHLGTRYDSKKGCFDWDLTMKLHEKGCRVINKHQYVRWRESGLAFELREGVYQITNPSLLSSRVFSQRGDRVALRGYWGDITSSPYLAFGIETENENLLKTQNGQHVKTAQDISFANVQDFFQSLSRRRECPSTPQFDAEEENPPTNIEHNYLPVNDLMRLKGVSVNFLPLDSLQKLPEKQKYANFFDIIHFSAS comes from the exons ATGAGCGCCGGGCGGCCGTCAGAAGGCGCAGGCTGCGTCAACTGGTGGGGCTTCAGTCCAGCTCGAGACCTCATCAGTACAG gccCCGTGAGCCATGAAGGGGAAGTCAACATTTTACTAGTCGGCAGTAGCGATCCGAGACATCTTCTGAAGACCTTGGCTAATCTGAGGGACGAGGACGTCCTTAAC GTATGGCTGTTTGAAAACAGCATGGAGGTGGTCGCCAGGCACATGCTGCTGCTCTACATCACACTGACTCCACAGCAAAAAATGGGACTAAATG AGAAGACAGAGACGTTCCTGGAGGTGTTTGGCAACAGCGTAATCCGCAATCAGACGCACGACACGGTGAAACGTGTGGCGTCGCAGCTCTTGCACCACGTCAGCGACATCCCGGAGTCAGACGCGCACGCTTGCTTCAACACATCTCTTCTCAAG TTTAAGGAGCGGGATGAGCTGGCTAGGATTTTTAAATCATGGATGCAGCCTTCGTCTTCTTCCGCTGCTCCTGTCTCCATAGCCAAAGCCTGGGATTACCGTGTCAGGCAGCACCTTGGCACACGCTACGACTCAAAGAAGGGCTGCTTCGACTGGGACCTCACGATGAAGCTACATGAGAAGggg TGCCGTGTCATTAACAAGCATCAGTATGTCCGGTGGAGGGAGAGCGGCCTGGCCTTTGAACTGAGGGAAGGTGTCTACCAAATAACCAACCCGAGCTTGCTGTCCTCTCGGGTGTTCAGCCAGAGAGGGGACAGAGTGGCTCTGAGGGGCTACTGGGGAGACATCACGTCTAGTCCTTACCTGGCCTTCGGCATTGAAACCGAAAACGAGAACTTGCTGAAGACGCAGAACGGCCAACACGTGAAG ACAGCACAGGACATCTCCTTTGCAAACGTGCAAGATTTTTTCCAATCCCTGTCCAGGAGACGGGAATGCCCTTCTACTCCTCAGTTCGACGCAGAGGAGGAAAATCCACCCACAAATATTGAACATAATTATCTCCCAGTCAACG ACCTGATGCGACTTAAAGGGGTGTCCGTCAACTTCCTGCCTCTGGATTCCCTTCAGAAGCTgccagaaaaacagaaatatgccAACTTCTTCGACATTATCCACTTTTCTGCCAG CTGA
- the LOC133469818 gene encoding troponin T, slow skeletal muscle-like isoform X3, translating into MLIFIPRPLLGTPLEPFIKKLVPATVCSLRVNIPLTLNCVTMSDLEDHGVHQEEEDEQGEGGERPKHKLVATQLAPPKIPEGERVDFDDIHRKRMEKDLLELQTLIDVHFEQRKKEEEELIGLKSRIESRRAERAEQQRVRAEKERDRQTRITEERQRKEEEEAKKRAEDEAKKKKVLSNMGAHFGGFLAKVEQRRGKKQTAREIKKKTLSERKQPLAIDDLREDALRKRAGEMWECIYQLESEKFDLSEKMKSQKYEITVLLNRIQHAQKFKKGHGKGKVGGRWK; encoded by the exons ATGCTCATTTTTATTCCCCGTCCCCTTCTTGGCACCCCGCTGGAGCCTTTTATAAAAAAGCTGGTGCCCGCCACAGTCTGCTCATTACGCGTCAACATCCCTCTGACACTAAACTG tGTCACAATGTCCGATTTAGAAGATCATGG AGTGCACCAAGAGG AGGAAGATGAGCAGGGAGAAGGAG GAGAACGACCCAAGCACAA GCTGGTGGCAACACAACTCGCTCCACCAAAGATCCCAGAGGGCGAAAGGGTGGACTTTGAT GATATCCACAGGAAGCGGATGGAGAAAGATCTTTTGGAGCTTCAAACCTTGATTGACGTCCACTTTGAGcagaggaaaaaagaagaggaggagctcATCGGGCTCAAGTCGAggatt GAGAGTCGCCGGGCAGAAAGAGCCGAGCAGCAGCGCGTGAGGGCGGAAAAAGAGCGTGACAGACAGACAAGGATCACG GAGGAGAGGCAgagaaaggaggaggaagaggccaAGAAGAGGGCGGAAGATGaagccaagaagaagaaagtgcTGTCCAACATGGGAGCTCACTTTGGAGGATTCCTGGCCAAG GTGGAGCAGCGGCGGGGCAAGAAGCAAACGGCGAGGGAGATCAAGAAGAAGACGCTGTCCGAGAGGAAGCAGCCGCTCGCCATTGACGACCTGAGAGAGGACGCCCTCAG AAAACGAGCCGGAGAGATGTGGGAGTGCATCTACCAGCTGGAGTCGGAGAAATTTGACCTCTCTGAGAAGATGAAGAGTCAGAAGTATGAG ATCACTGTCCTATTGAATAGAATCCAACATGCTCAGAAGTT CAAAAAGGGCCACGGGAAGGGGAAGGTTGGAGGACGCTGGAAGTGA